The Planctomycetota bacterium genome window below encodes:
- a CDS encoding sigma 54-interacting transcriptional regulator, with protein MKPQKQLSDFLVLMKSVLAKGKYVQAARMGEPVLKSLSSFSGSSVNKYLLYYFLSSAYFYLEKYSQALDVLNKASLISKNLSSSHQVLASNMLGRVFMGIRNTRQAFGHYQKVYRYYKEYGTKNDPLSEKQYFITLTGLAYCYLYTNELEKAGGIIEKELPDILPSMFSGNSIGMLDYYHLKGEYLIARKDYADARKSFLECVKIGEQCSFFRGVLEARTHLAIIDILEGRLDSAIQLLRNLFREASRLKLRSLVCESGLLLSKSFHLKGYPEKAEMIEKRIKPILDKLDTIWLYEKIREFNKIHRQLQTTDFSRQSFKPDRILLSVPIPDSLSDVFRKRSENASYKEIIIGNSLVMHDTWNLIEKIAPTDLPVLIQGETGTGKELVANIIHHRSLRAKTTWLAFNSGTTPEPLIETTLFGHTRGAFTGAEKERKGYIELADNGTLFIDEIANMSQAMQQKLLRVLEEKLIWRVGDQKSIPVDTRFVFASNQDIEKMVQQKLFREDLFYRINTIVITLPPLRDRKDDIPLLIQHFLQKHGRFSSHLLPVTSRFSPSAFALLASYAWPGNVRELENEMKRISVLYSQAKIITEEMLSATIRSYIPSFSLADSHAAGLKELRDSFERNIITETLQRCNNNVAEASRLLKYDRASLYKKAKSLKIRFPG; from the coding sequence ATGAAACCCCAAAAACAATTATCTGATTTCCTCGTTTTAATGAAGTCTGTTTTAGCCAAAGGAAAATATGTCCAAGCAGCTCGGATGGGAGAGCCCGTTTTAAAATCACTTTCTTCCTTTTCCGGTTCCAGTGTAAACAAGTATCTTTTGTATTACTTTTTGTCGAGTGCTTATTTCTATTTGGAGAAATACTCCCAGGCATTAGATGTTTTGAATAAGGCAAGCTTGATTTCCAAAAACCTTTCCTCTTCTCACCAGGTCCTTGCTTCCAATATGCTTGGGCGTGTTTTTATGGGCATACGGAATACCAGGCAAGCGTTTGGACACTACCAGAAAGTCTACCGTTATTATAAGGAATATGGAACTAAAAATGACCCTTTAAGTGAAAAACAATATTTTATTACACTTACAGGTTTAGCATATTGTTATCTTTATACAAACGAACTGGAAAAAGCCGGTGGAATCATTGAAAAAGAATTACCGGATATTTTGCCTTCCATGTTTAGCGGTAATTCTATAGGGATGTTAGATTATTATCATCTTAAAGGGGAATATCTTATCGCACGAAAAGATTACGCGGATGCGCGGAAATCATTTTTGGAATGTGTTAAAATCGGCGAACAATGCAGTTTTTTCAGGGGTGTTCTTGAGGCGAGAACGCATCTGGCGATAATTGATATTCTGGAAGGGCGGTTGGATTCGGCTATTCAGTTATTGAGAAATTTGTTCCGTGAAGCGTCGCGGTTAAAGCTTCGTAGCCTGGTTTGTGAATCCGGCCTTCTGTTAAGCAAAAGTTTCCATCTTAAGGGATATCCTGAAAAAGCCGAAATGATCGAAAAACGGATTAAACCCATTCTCGACAAACTTGATACGATTTGGTTATATGAGAAAATACGGGAATTCAATAAGATCCATCGGCAGTTGCAAACGACTGATTTCAGCAGGCAATCGTTTAAGCCCGACCGTATTTTATTATCCGTGCCTATCCCGGATAGCCTGTCAGATGTTTTCCGGAAGCGTTCAGAAAACGCATCTTATAAGGAAATAATTATTGGTAATTCCTTGGTGATGCATGACACCTGGAACTTAATCGAAAAAATAGCCCCTACGGATTTGCCGGTGTTAATCCAGGGAGAAACTGGGACAGGCAAGGAATTGGTTGCCAATATTATTCATCACCGCAGTTTGAGAGCTAAAACAACATGGTTGGCTTTCAATAGCGGCACAACTCCGGAGCCGCTTATAGAAACGACGCTTTTCGGCCATACTAGAGGCGCATTTACCGGAGCGGAAAAAGAAAGGAAAGGCTATATTGAATTAGCCGATAATGGGACTCTTTTTATAGATGAAATTGCTAATATGTCTCAGGCGATGCAGCAAAAACTATTGAGGGTATTAGAGGAAAAACTCATCTGGCGGGTAGGTGACCAAAAATCTATCCCGGTTGATACGCGTTTTGTCTTTGCTTCTAACCAGGATATAGAAAAGATGGTTCAGCAAAAACTATTCCGGGAAGATTTATTCTATCGGATTAATACGATTGTAATTACTCTTCCTCCCCTGCGCGACCGCAAAGACGACATCCCATTGTTAATCCAGCACTTCCTGCAAAAACATGGCCGCTTTTCGTCCCATCTATTGCCGGTCACGTCTCGTTTCTCGCCTTCTGCTTTTGCTCTTCTCGCATCCTACGCCTGGCCCGGTAATGTTCGTGAGCTGGAAAATGAGATGAAAAGAATATCCGTATTATATTCACAAGCAAAAATCATCACAGAGGAAATGCTATCGGCGACAATCAGAAGCTATATTCCCTCCTTTTCTCTTGCAGACAGCCATGCGGCAGGCTTAAAAGAGTTGAGGGATTCTTTTGAGAGAAATATTATTACAGAAACATTACAAAGGTGTAATAATAATGTTGCGGAAGCTTCGCGTTTGCTTAAGTATGACCGCGCAAGTTTGTATAAGAAGGCTAAAAGTTTGAAGATAAGATTTCCGGGATAG
- a CDS encoding HEAT repeat domain-containing protein, which translates to MKRLLVVGCWFLVVSLWIVFSGCTAKVTSNEQSATSKKPSPPATGYALLIEQLGNDDWEKRDAAEKELITLLMPDAPDFTLITETNKTTANAEIKSRTERIIRYVTVKPYLSEHIREETPEIWDRLSKDDSQERLNLLYDITGDNFSIPRQWTPEELKNLPQAEPAKYIRKVTDDEKALIIKGLLKGISEPSTDLKYAFLGAAGRYYTTVILADIIPLFNDEDKDIKKQVAQALPNLRVETEGKNYIAALTKLLDHKKANIRVWAAIALVESGAKDKVTQEVIKEMKSTLDNETGEYRKRLESALNKLGAPKE; encoded by the coding sequence ATGAAACGCTTATTGGTTGTTGGTTGCTGGTTTTTAGTTGTTAGCCTTTGGATTGTATTTTCAGGCTGCACGGCTAAAGTAACCAGTAACGAACAATCAGCAACGAGCAAAAAGCCTTCACCCCCCGCTACTGGCTACGCGCTGCTAATAGAACAACTAGGAAACGACGACTGGGAAAAACGCGATGCCGCGGAAAAGGAATTAATCACTCTGCTCATGCCCGATGCTCCTGATTTCACACTTATTACAGAAACGAATAAAACAACCGCTAACGCCGAGATAAAAAGCCGCACAGAACGGATTATCAGATATGTTACGGTAAAACCTTATCTCTCCGAACACATCCGCGAAGAAACACCGGAAATATGGGACAGGTTAAGCAAGGACGATTCACAGGAACGCCTGAACCTCCTTTATGATATCACCGGGGATAATTTCAGCATTCCTCGCCAGTGGACTCCGGAAGAACTAAAGAACCTACCCCAGGCCGAGCCGGCAAAATATATCCGGAAGGTCACGGACGACGAAAAAGCGCTAATCATCAAAGGGTTACTCAAAGGCATCAGCGAACCTTCCACGGATTTAAAATACGCCTTCCTCGGCGCCGCCGGACGTTATTATACAACTGTGATACTGGCTGATATCATTCCCCTTTTTAACGATGAAGATAAGGATATAAAAAAGCAAGTCGCTCAGGCCTTGCCTAATCTGCGTGTGGAAACTGAGGGGAAAAACTATATCGCGGCTTTGACAAAATTACTGGATCACAAAAAAGCAAATATCCGCGTCTGGGCGGCAATTGCGTTGGTTGAATCAGGCGCAAAGGACAAGGTCACCCAGGAGGTAATCAAGGAAATGAAATCTACCCTGGATAACGAAACAGGAGAATACAGGAAACGCCTTGAATCCGCACTCAATAAACTCGGCGCACCTAAAGAATAA
- a CDS encoding trypsin-like peptidase domain-containing protein, producing the protein MIRLKIARLSLWVCFTFILLVGIAWPGDTETVHTGVWEAVSPSIVGINCELSQGGNLLNFYGTGAIIHENGLVLTITGVVPPKAKNITVFLSDGRRYKAQAVFTDENKEITLLDIGATNLPSLSFDDSEEIKVGETAYTFGNVLGSINNDYQVSLAVGVISGIYSLEKEGKYYLEKLTGKYKGEVIETTAAVNGGVDGGPLVSAKGKIRGLIILSYSKSRRLGIAIPSKVIKPLLAKYMEKSNPKDDLKLSSAPSFEHIFHKLSPYVVGLKVTYEQKPKTPDPTPLPREPGVVKPVPPDMMKELTDYSTRPDGLYSGVLIEPSNGYILTSYHNIDGKIREIKVIRQTDTDKKEYSAKVIGWCQDLDLALLKTEKGLPGFNLELNKGGNLKVGQWTVILGNNPDPTSANPVMTVGVVSALDRLVSGKAMQVDAGINYANLGAPIFDIDGNFIGMAGLFARPVEWGWNSGVGLAVEASAINGLIPDLKDGKKMEKTPVPFLGIQFSKGSFDEPGVIVDMVIDGAAADKAGIKKDDIILEFNGRAVNTWRDLINFIRDSKVDDNVKLKIKRKGEIIELEAMLGQRS; encoded by the coding sequence ATGATTAGACTGAAGATAGCCAGGTTATCTCTTTGGGTTTGCTTTACATTTATATTGCTCGTTGGGATTGCCTGGCCGGGTGATACGGAAACCGTTCATACCGGGGTGTGGGAGGCGGTTTCTCCGTCCATCGTTGGAATTAACTGCGAATTAAGCCAGGGAGGAAATCTCCTTAATTTTTACGGCACAGGTGCAATTATCCATGAGAACGGGCTGGTTCTTACCATAACCGGCGTCGTCCCGCCAAAGGCTAAAAATATCACGGTTTTCCTTTCAGACGGTCGCCGTTATAAAGCCCAAGCCGTATTCACCGATGAAAACAAGGAGATAACCCTGCTTGATATAGGCGCGACCAATCTTCCCTCATTGTCTTTTGACGATTCTGAAGAGATTAAGGTGGGCGAAACCGCTTATACTTTCGGCAATGTCCTGGGCAGCATAAATAATGATTACCAGGTGTCATTGGCGGTCGGCGTGATAAGCGGTATTTATTCCTTGGAAAAAGAGGGCAAATATTACCTGGAAAAACTGACCGGTAAATATAAAGGCGAGGTGATAGAAACAACCGCTGCGGTTAATGGAGGTGTTGACGGAGGCCCCTTGGTTTCCGCGAAAGGTAAAATACGGGGTTTAATCATACTTTCATATTCCAAATCACGCCGTTTGGGGATTGCTATTCCTTCAAAAGTGATAAAACCACTTCTGGCAAAATACATGGAAAAGTCTAATCCGAAGGATGATTTAAAGCTTTCAAGCGCGCCTTCCTTTGAACATATTTTCCATAAGCTGTCTCCTTATGTGGTGGGGTTAAAGGTGACTTATGAACAGAAGCCCAAAACTCCGGATCCCACGCCATTGCCCAGGGAGCCCGGTGTCGTGAAACCCGTGCCGCCTGATATGATGAAAGAGCTTACTGATTATTCCACCAGGCCTGACGGGCTTTATTCCGGAGTGCTGATTGAGCCATCTAACGGTTATATACTGACAAGTTATCATAATATTGATGGAAAAATAAGGGAAATCAAGGTTATCCGGCAGACTGATACGGATAAGAAAGAATACAGTGCAAAGGTTATCGGCTGGTGCCAGGATTTGGATTTGGCATTGCTTAAGACAGAAAAGGGTTTACCCGGATTTAACCTGGAGCTAAATAAAGGAGGGAATCTTAAAGTGGGGCAGTGGACGGTCATTTTGGGTAATAATCCCGACCCGACCAGTGCGAATCCTGTAATGACGGTGGGTGTGGTGAGTGCCCTGGACAGGTTAGTCAGTGGTAAGGCCATGCAGGTGGATGCGGGAATTAATTACGCAAACCTAGGCGCGCCGATTTTTGATATTGACGGTAATTTCATTGGGATGGCAGGATTATTTGCCCGCCCGGTTGAATGGGGTTGGAATTCCGGAGTCGGGCTTGCTGTAGAGGCTTCGGCTATTAATGGCTTGATTCCTGATTTGAAAGACGGAAAAAAGATGGAAAAGACACCCGTTCCGTTTCTCGGTATCCAGTTTAGCAAAGGGTCTTTTGACGAACCGGGTGTGATCGTGGATATGGTGATTGATGGCGCCGCGGCAGATAAAGCCGGTATTAAAAAGGATGATATCATCCTTGAGTTTAACGGGCGCGCAGTTAATACATGGCGCGATTTGATTAATTTTATCCGTGATTCCAAGGTCGATGATAATGTTAAACTGAAAATTAAGCGTAAAGGTGAAATAATCGAACTGGAAGCGATGTTAGGACAAAGGTCATGA
- a CDS encoding trypsin-like peptidase domain-containing protein, protein MKKYFYCAVFLLITALFICQPVTADYADGIKAAKELQKKVVEITQKSIPSYVFIGGGSGVIISADGYVLTNYHVIEKSKADKLEAYTANGKSYEAKIIGYDPRGDIALLKLNAKEDLPYLELGDSDSVKIGQPVIALGNPFGMAMYDSAPTLTFGVISAMHLNQDTYSDAIQTDAPINPGNSGGPLITLDGKVVGINGKIEMRFGFIVANTGIGYAIPANQVKKFLPKLKDGGRVAHGEIKGLDIKTDLDMDAETNKVSVKVTGIAKGSTADKAGFKEGDYIIKVDEYFVYSDRRFWGVIGVYPAGSVVNIKLKMDGKEVTLPVTLKARETIMETALAHDNVPYLGIRLAKQENNNLVLIEEIDAGSPAAKSDLKEGDIILELAGEKVDNINHLQELIQKHKPGDEVEIKVRRGPEEETIKIILEEKQRDN, encoded by the coding sequence ATGAAGAAATATTTTTATTGTGCGGTATTTTTACTTATAACGGCATTATTTATTTGCCAGCCTGTTACGGCTGATTATGCTGATGGGATTAAAGCGGCTAAGGAACTCCAAAAGAAAGTCGTGGAAATCACCCAAAAATCCATTCCCTCTTATGTTTTTATCGGGGGTGGTTCAGGCGTTATCATTTCCGCTGATGGTTATGTCTTGACCAACTATCACGTGATTGAAAAATCTAAAGCTGATAAATTAGAGGCTTATACAGCAAACGGTAAGTCATACGAAGCGAAAATAATCGGCTATGATCCGCGCGGCGATATCGCTCTTCTTAAACTTAACGCAAAAGAAGATTTGCCGTATTTGGAATTGGGTGATTCTGATTCCGTGAAAATAGGGCAGCCGGTTATCGCTTTGGGTAACCCTTTTGGCATGGCGATGTATGATTCCGCTCCGACCCTTACCTTCGGGGTAATTAGTGCAATGCATTTAAACCAGGATACGTATTCGGATGCTATCCAGACGGATGCGCCGATTAATCCGGGAAATTCAGGCGGTCCGCTTATTACACTGGACGGGAAAGTTGTCGGCATAAACGGCAAGATTGAAATGCGTTTCGGTTTTATCGTTGCCAATACAGGCATAGGTTATGCGATACCGGCAAATCAGGTTAAGAAGTTTTTGCCTAAGCTTAAAGACGGCGGCAGGGTGGCTCACGGAGAAATAAAAGGGCTGGATATAAAGACAGATTTGGATATGGATGCGGAAACCAATAAGGTTTCGGTAAAAGTAACCGGTATTGCCAAGGGCTCAACTGCTGATAAAGCGGGATTCAAAGAAGGGGATTATATTATTAAGGTTGATGAATATTTTGTTTACAGCGACAGGCGTTTCTGGGGAGTTATCGGGGTTTATCCGGCCGGATCGGTGGTTAATATCAAGCTTAAAATGGATGGAAAAGAAGTTACATTGCCGGTGACTTTGAAGGCGCGTGAAACGATTATGGAAACCGCCCTGGCTCATGATAATGTGCCCTATCTGGGTATCCGCCTGGCAAAGCAGGAAAATAATAATCTTGTGTTGATTGAAGAAATAGATGCCGGTTCGCCCGCAGCTAAATCTGATTTAAAGGAAGGTGATATTATTCTTGAACTCGCTGGCGAAAAAGTTGATAATATAAATCACCTGCAGGAACTTATACAAAAACATAAGCCCGGTGATGAAGTGGAAATAAAAGTAAGGCGCGGGCCGGAAGAAGAAACCATTAAAATAATTCTGGAAGAAAAGCAAAGGGATAATTAG
- a CDS encoding acetyl-CoA carboxylase carboxyltransferase subunit beta: MGWDGLRRFVFHRKSEVPDGQWTKCESCGNLIQKKAVIDRLNTCPECNFHFTITSDERIRLLVDEGTFQEYWMNLSSTDPLQFTAVSSYREKIAESQKATGLKDAIVTGKGKINGIDIMLGVTDSRFIMGSMGSVLGEKVARAAEKAAELKIPLIIVSGSGGGARMYEGCLSLMQMAKTSAALARLHEAGVVYISVLTNPTMAGVMASFAGLGDIMIAEPKSLIGFTGPRVIAQTIAQELPKGFQTSEFMMEHGLIDMIIERPRLKDELARLLKYCV; encoded by the coding sequence ATGGGATGGGATGGCTTAAGGCGTTTTGTTTTTCACCGTAAATCGGAAGTGCCGGATGGACAATGGACTAAATGTGAAAGTTGCGGCAATCTTATCCAGAAAAAAGCCGTGATAGACAGGTTAAATACCTGCCCGGAGTGCAATTTCCATTTTACTATTACCAGTGATGAGCGTATCAGGTTGTTGGTAGATGAAGGGACATTTCAGGAATACTGGATGAATTTAAGTTCCACCGACCCTTTGCAGTTTACCGCGGTTAGTTCATATAGGGAAAAAATAGCCGAATCGCAAAAAGCTACCGGATTGAAAGATGCCATTGTTACCGGTAAGGGTAAAATAAATGGGATTGATATTATGCTCGGCGTGACGGATTCCAGGTTTATAATGGGTAGCATGGGGTCTGTTTTGGGCGAAAAGGTTGCCCGCGCCGCTGAGAAAGCCGCGGAGCTTAAGATTCCTTTGATAATCGTATCCGGTTCGGGCGGTGGAGCCAGAATGTACGAAGGATGCCTTTCTTTGATGCAGATGGCGAAAACCAGCGCGGCACTGGCACGCCTCCACGAAGCAGGCGTAGTATATATTTCCGTCTTGACCAATCCGACCATGGCAGGTGTTATGGCCAGCTTTGCCGGGCTGGGCGATATTATGATCGCCGAGCCGAAGTCGTTAATCGGGTTTACCGGGCCCAGGGTAATTGCCCAGACTATTGCCCAGGAATTGCCAAAAGGATTCCAAACTTCGGAATTCATGATGGAACACGGTTTGATAGATATGATTATCGAGCGCCCTCGCTTGAAAGATGAATTGGCTAGACTGCTTAAATATTGCGTGTAA
- a CDS encoding 2-oxoacid:acceptor oxidoreductase family protein, translating into MAKVTEIRWHARGGQGAMLAARTLARVAILQGKYAQGMPEFGPERMGAPIRAYNRVSDNNFSLYCNVVSPDVVVVLDPSLMSVVDVTEGLNKGGTIIINTPKTADEMRKKLKLANGSKVYTVDATGISIAMLGRPMPNTPMLGAIVKATNVIGLEGLLDDIKHSFGEKFSAKVVEGNLNSIKQGYDRLNG; encoded by the coding sequence ATGGCAAAAGTGACAGAGATAAGATGGCATGCGCGCGGAGGACAGGGCGCGATGCTGGCCGCCAGAACTTTGGCTAGGGTGGCTATTTTACAAGGGAAATACGCCCAGGGAATGCCGGAATTCGGCCCGGAACGTATGGGGGCTCCTATACGTGCTTATAATCGCGTCAGTGATAATAATTTTTCCTTGTATTGCAATGTGGTCAGCCCTGATGTGGTTGTGGTGCTTGACCCGTCGCTTATGAGTGTGGTGGATGTTACCGAAGGGCTTAATAAAGGCGGGACGATTATTATCAATACGCCCAAGACGGCTGATGAAATGCGCAAGAAATTAAAGCTTGCCAACGGCAGTAAGGTTTATACGGTCGATGCCACGGGCATTTCCATCGCTATGCTTGGCAGACCAATGCCCAATACGCCGATGCTTGGGGCAATCGTTAAAGCAACCAATGTAATAGGATTGGAAGGATTGCTGGATGATATAAAACATTCGTTCGGCGAGAAGTTTTCCGCCAAGGTGGTGGAAGGGAATCTTAATTCTATAAAACAGGGATACGATAGATTAAACGGATAA
- a CDS encoding 4Fe-4S binding protein, with protein MTVKEIPEGSVIDTPGSSLEYKTGGWRNLVPVRNIEKCTNCLICWVYCPEGCIKLKEGKIVDIDLDYCKGCGICAEECPLADKAIKMVEEKKED; from the coding sequence ATGACAGTGAAAGAAATACCGGAGGGTTCAGTGATTGATACTCCGGGTAGTTCTCTGGAATACAAGACCGGTGGATGGCGGAATTTAGTGCCGGTTCGAAACATAGAAAAATGCACTAATTGCCTTATCTGCTGGGTTTATTGCCCCGAAGGCTGTATTAAATTAAAGGAAGGCAAAATTGTTGATATCGACCTTGATTACTGTAAAGGTTGCGGCATTTGCGCCGAAGAATGCCCGTTGGCAGATAAAGCCATAAAAATGGTAGAAGAGAAGAAGGAGGATTGA
- the porA gene encoding pyruvate ferredoxin oxidoreductase yields MAMTGNNAIAEAMRQINPDVVAAYPITPQTEAVEEFADFVANGKVKTEYVAVESEHSSLSACIGASAAGARTMTTTSSAGFALMWEMLPIASGLRTPIVMYVANRAFSAPLNIHCSHDDTMGGRDTGWVQIYSENAQEAYDNLIQAIRIAEDKSIRLPVMVSMDGFIITHSVERVEVLDDEVVRKFIGEFKTDNYLLNIAKPITIGACALQDYYTEHKRQHSQALLNSKDKILEVADEYAKISGRRYGLFEEYKLKDAEYGIVIINSAAGVAKMVVDELRAKGIKVGVLKPRIYRPFPAKEIRVALKHLKAIAVMDRVDAFGAGSTPTFTEVKAAMYGLDKAPLMINYVYGLGGRDIRLEDIQKVYQKLIAVSKAGKVDKMFDYLTVRE; encoded by the coding sequence ATGGCGATGACCGGCAACAATGCGATTGCCGAAGCCATGCGCCAAATAAACCCGGATGTGGTGGCGGCTTATCCGATTACCCCCCAGACAGAAGCTGTTGAGGAATTCGCGGATTTTGTCGCTAACGGAAAAGTAAAAACGGAATATGTAGCCGTTGAAAGCGAACATAGTTCGCTGAGCGCCTGTATCGGCGCATCCGCGGCCGGCGCCAGGACGATGACCACGACATCATCTGCGGGGTTTGCCTTGATGTGGGAAATGCTTCCGATTGCCTCCGGGTTGCGCACCCCGATAGTGATGTATGTCGCCAACCGTGCCTTCAGCGCGCCGCTTAATATTCATTGCAGCCACGATGATACTATGGGTGGGCGTGATACCGGCTGGGTTCAAATATACTCGGAAAACGCCCAGGAAGCTTATGATAATTTAATTCAGGCTATTCGCATCGCAGAGGATAAATCTATCCGTCTTCCGGTTATGGTTAGTATGGACGGATTTATTATTACCCACTCCGTGGAAAGGGTGGAGGTGCTTGATGACGAAGTCGTCCGCAAGTTTATCGGGGAATTCAAGACGGACAATTATTTGTTAAACATTGCCAAGCCGATAACCATAGGAGCCTGCGCTCTGCAGGATTATTATACAGAGCATAAGCGCCAGCATTCTCAGGCGTTATTGAACAGCAAAGATAAGATACTGGAAGTCGCTGATGAATACGCCAAGATTTCCGGGCGTCGTTACGGATTGTTTGAAGAATACAAACTGAAAGATGCCGAATACGGCATAGTGATTATTAACTCTGCGGCCGGAGTGGCGAAGATGGTTGTCGATGAACTCCGCGCGAAAGGGATCAAAGTCGGGGTTTTAAAGCCAAGGATTTACCGTCCTTTCCCGGCTAAGGAAATAAGGGTTGCTTTAAAGCACCTTAAGGCTATTGCCGTAATGGACCGGGTTGATGCCTTTGGCGCCGGTAGCACGCCGACCTTCACGGAAGTTAAAGCCGCCATGTACGGGCTTGACAAAGCGCCTCTCATGATTAATTACGTTTATGGCCTAGGTGGGCGCGATATAAGGCTGGAAGATATCCAAAAGGTTTACCAGAAATTGATAGCCGTAAGTAAGGCAGGTAAAGTGGATAAGATGTTCGATTATTTAACAGTCAGAGAATAA
- a CDS encoding NAD(P)H-dependent oxidoreductase subunit E, protein MTDKSNLEVSNIIDKYHSDKGALIQILLDIQQKEKWLSKESLSTVAEKLSVPLTWVYHAATFYKAFSLEPRGRHTITVCLGTACHVRGAPVLLDRVAQKLNIEVNKTTKDKKFTLATVNCIGCCALGPVLSIDDKYYSNPSGTELDNILNSYE, encoded by the coding sequence ATGACAGATAAAAGTAATTTGGAAGTAAGCAATATCATAGATAAATATCACAGTGATAAGGGTGCATTGATACAGATATTGCTTGATATCCAGCAGAAAGAAAAATGGTTGTCTAAGGAATCGCTTTCCACGGTGGCGGAAAAGTTAAGCGTTCCTCTTACCTGGGTTTACCACGCCGCGACTTTTTATAAAGCGTTCAGCCTGGAGCCGCGCGGGCGGCATACCATTACGGTTTGCCTGGGGACTGCCTGCCACGTGCGTGGGGCACCGGTTCTTCTGGATAGGGTTGCCCAGAAACTTAATATCGAGGTTAATAAAACCACTAAAGATAAAAAGTTTACCCTGGCAACGGTGAATTGTATCGGCTGTTGTGCTTTGGGCCCGGTTTTATCGATAGATGATAAATATTACAGCAACCCATCGGGGACGGAATTGGATAACATACTTAATAGTTACGAATAG